A window of Panicum virgatum strain AP13 chromosome 8K, P.virgatum_v5, whole genome shotgun sequence contains these coding sequences:
- the LOC120646011 gene encoding pentatricopeptide repeat-containing protein At4g18975, chloroplastic-like isoform X1, with translation MLRHLRRPLRAFHRLSTTGHAACDPIPLHWFWSSHIVPISGWYNKHATREFSTSEKVTRGRVYQPEELEPTTPAKDTDIIIDRIKKSTRELERGPIGKNLSSAEKREYLVNTLLGLEDSREVVYGTLDAWVAFEQDFPLAPLRQALLALEKEEQWHRIVQVIKWMLSKGQGNTMGTYEQLVRALEKDNRAEEAHGFWQKKISHDLHSVPWRFCHLMLAIYYRNNRIDRLVKLFKELEACGRKPPRKDIIRKVEDAYEMLGLIEEKKMLLEKYKDLYNKPSRGDRKKGSKSKRTEMNKTGVDGGKMETSGNLQVDEETAATIKS, from the exons ATGCTCAGGCATCTCCGGCGACCCCTCCGCGCTTTTCACCGCCTATCCACCACCGGACACGCAGCCTGCGATCCCATCCCTCTCCACTG GTTCTGGAGTTCGCATATAGTG CCCATATCTGGTTGGTATAACAAGCATGCTACTAGAGAATTCTCTACTTCCGAAAAAGTTACCAGAGGTCGAGTATATCAGCCTGAGGAGTTAGAACCAACTACACCTGCAAAG GATACTGATATAATAATTGATCGCATAAAAAAGAGCACAAGGGAATTGGAACGAGGGCCTATTGGAAAAAATTTGTCTTCGGCGGAGAAAAGAGAATATCTTGTCAATACT CTCCTTGGCCTTGAAGATTCAAGAGAAGTTGTTTATGGCACCCTTGATGCTTGGGTTGCCTTTGAGCAGGATTTCCCTCTGGCTCCACTAAGGCAAGCACTTCTAGCTCTTGAAAAGGAGGAACAATGGCATAGAATTGTCCAG GTGATAAAATGGATGCTAAGCAAAGGGCAAGGAAACACAATGGGAACATATGAGCAATTAGTGCGTGCACTTGAGAAGGATAATAGAGCTGAGGAAGCACATGGATTCTGGCAGAAGAAAATATCCCATGACTTGCATTCAGTTCCTTGGCGTTTCTGTCATCTAATGTTGGCAATCTATTACAGAAATAATAGGATAGATAGGCTCGTGAAG CTCTTCAAAGAACTAGAAGCATGTGGTCGTAAacctccacgcaaagatattaTACGGAAAGTTGAAGATGCATATGAAATGCTTGGACtaatagaagaaaagaaaatgttgcTTGAAAAATACAAAGATTTATACAACAAGCCATCTCGGGGTGATCGAAAGAAAGGCTCCAAATCCAAAAGGACTGAGATGAATAAGACAGGCG TGGATGGCGGCAAGATGGAAACATCTGGAAATCTTCAAGTTGATGAGGAAACTGCTGCCACCATTAAGTCATGA
- the LOC120646011 gene encoding pentatricopeptide repeat-containing protein At4g18975, chloroplastic-like isoform X2, protein MLRHLRRPLRAFHRLSTTGHAACDPIPLHWFWSSHIVPISGWYNKHATREFSTSEKVTRGRVYQPEELEPTTPAKDTDIIIDRIKKSTRELERGPIGKNLSSAEKREYLVNTLLGLEDSREVVYGTLDAWVAFEQDFPLAPLRQALLALEKEEQWHRIVQVIKWMLSKGQGNTMGTYEQLVRALEKDNRAEEAHGFWQKKISHDLHSVPWRFCHLMLAIYYRNNRIDRLVKLFKELEACGRKPPRKDIIRKVEDAYEMLGLIEEKKMLLEKYKDLYNKPSRGDRKKGSKSKRTEMNKTGEYPPKLHELNLYARAL, encoded by the exons ATGCTCAGGCATCTCCGGCGACCCCTCCGCGCTTTTCACCGCCTATCCACCACCGGACACGCAGCCTGCGATCCCATCCCTCTCCACTG GTTCTGGAGTTCGCATATAGTG CCCATATCTGGTTGGTATAACAAGCATGCTACTAGAGAATTCTCTACTTCCGAAAAAGTTACCAGAGGTCGAGTATATCAGCCTGAGGAGTTAGAACCAACTACACCTGCAAAG GATACTGATATAATAATTGATCGCATAAAAAAGAGCACAAGGGAATTGGAACGAGGGCCTATTGGAAAAAATTTGTCTTCGGCGGAGAAAAGAGAATATCTTGTCAATACT CTCCTTGGCCTTGAAGATTCAAGAGAAGTTGTTTATGGCACCCTTGATGCTTGGGTTGCCTTTGAGCAGGATTTCCCTCTGGCTCCACTAAGGCAAGCACTTCTAGCTCTTGAAAAGGAGGAACAATGGCATAGAATTGTCCAG GTGATAAAATGGATGCTAAGCAAAGGGCAAGGAAACACAATGGGAACATATGAGCAATTAGTGCGTGCACTTGAGAAGGATAATAGAGCTGAGGAAGCACATGGATTCTGGCAGAAGAAAATATCCCATGACTTGCATTCAGTTCCTTGGCGTTTCTGTCATCTAATGTTGGCAATCTATTACAGAAATAATAGGATAGATAGGCTCGTGAAG CTCTTCAAAGAACTAGAAGCATGTGGTCGTAAacctccacgcaaagatattaTACGGAAAGTTGAAGATGCATATGAAATGCTTGGACtaatagaagaaaagaaaatgttgcTTGAAAAATACAAAGATTTATACAACAAGCCATCTCGGGGTGATCGAAAGAAAGGCTCCAAATCCAAAAGGACTGAGATGAATAAGACAGGCG AGTATCCCCCCAAGCTGCATGAGCTCAATTTATATGCTAGGGCACTATAA
- the LOC120646012 gene encoding uncharacterized protein LOC120646012: MQLASSIIQLDHIVYRYPSREEKSEVVEVEMAKLKLSGAAVLLIIVVPLFMYTGALLIGIQLGRALERRPDSIRVSFTIRGALGYLAKELWDTNNIWGSGRRQGSRVEQVMWVPFPASRNRDESSAANMQSKQQQQPYIPLSWVEGRDNSSSGANPKAHTHHTNHTSPRGVISVGPWGGSGGQAFYMHGPVAPRLHSIILHHSVSGIHSLACHYSYSYSFSFSGDEAAASSNRIRTAGPWGRHQSAELHRATIKLSAGERVTAVEGTIGRFGGVPDVVITSLTFRTSTGRTYGPYGNTAAAAGTLFSVPAADGASIVGFWGRSGWLLDAIGVYVKPGRRPATLYNTRARRNMK; the protein is encoded by the exons ATGCAGCTTGCTTCTTCCATCATCCAGCTCGATCATATAGTATATCGATATCCAAGCAGAGAAGAGAAGTCAgaagtggtggaggtggagatggCAAAGCTCAAGCTCTCCGGGGCAGCCGTGCTGCTCATCATCGTGGTGCCTCTGTTCATGTACACGGGTGCTCTCCTCATCGGCATCCAGCTGGGGCGGGCGCTGGAGAGGAGGCCGGACAGCATCAGGGTCAGCTTCACCATCAGGGGGGCCCTCGGCTACCTCGCCAAG GAGCTTTGGGATACCAACAATATTTGGGGATCTGGAAGACGGCAAGGCAGCAGGGTAGAGCAGGTGATGTGGGTGCCCTTTCCGGCGAGCCGCAATCGTGATGAAAGCTCAGCAGCTAATATGCAgtcgaagcagcagcagcagccctaCATCCCACTGTCATGGGTTGAAGGCCGAGATAATTCTAGCAGTGGTGCTAACCCCAAGGCCCACACACATCACACAAATCATACTTCG CCTCGTGGCGTGATCAGCGTTGGgccatggggtggatccggcggGCAGGCTTTCTACATGCACGGCCCCGTCGCTCCTCGCCTCCATAGCATCATCTTGCACCACTCCGTCAGTGGCATCCACTCCTTGGCCTGCCACTACTCCTACTCctactccttctccttctccggagatgaagcagcagccagcagcaaccGAATCCGAACTGCGGGCCCGTGGGGTCGCCACCAATCCGCAGAGTTACATCGTGCCACG ATCAAGTTGTCTGCAGGCGAGCGTGTCACTGCAGTGGAGGGGACAATTGGGCGTTTCGGAGGCGTCCCCGATGTCGTCATCACCTCGCTGACCTTCCGCACCAGCACCGGCAGGACGTACGGGCCGTACGGCAAcaccgctgcggcggcggggacgctaTTCTCTGtgccggcggcggacggcgccaGCATCGTCGGCTTCTGGGGACGCTCCGGCTGGCTTCTCGATGCAATTGGGGTCTACGTCAaacccggccggcggccggctacACTATACAACACCAGGGCCCGGAGGAATATGAAATAA
- the LOC120646013 gene encoding zinc finger CCCH domain-containing protein 53-like, which yields MDAWEATKVVFDRVRALDPDNASKIMGLLLIQDNSDKELIRLAFGPEHLLRAFIASARAELAGKPASPPLLVLNPLQTGPPWGISSLGSGDHQSPFATAEYVGYDDGDTFYPENKHDCWSPVSGGHRRSFSLSDAEVAAWRPCTYFARGYCKYGSSCRFLHGPPEDDAAATEREIAVMRAKALAAAWPQQHMAPAFPFSPSPLKGVDLNFLLHHQQQNEPQRKAMLLGRGDMHRFPVHSPRMDRGDLIAGPAARQIYLTFPANSTFSEEDVSNYFSMYGPVQDVRIPYQQKRMFGFVTFVYAESVRIILSKGNPHFVCDARVLVKPYKEMGKFRDRFRKLQHPHHGDFAGCTSPTGLLDSKDPFDLKQPQIGPRMMYRTITNHEVYLRRKLKGQQQAIEMEGRRFMGLQPLDLRSRDHHLGSPMPLGQAQGQLLDPDKFLSLALVRCLQVVTLNPWFLVVDNNLNSTRFAMSAPAAAAISAADAEGKHEEQQEEDGDASRKQTVNLREVEKRESGPVTATQNVAFGFQESGMVDHILPESPFAFPTKTSIDTDTIAQNGNIDNNSPHHVASSLFPPTSNLELPPYRSCFFQVPKFSPGHEAIGM from the exons ATGGACGCTTGGGAGGCCACCAAGGTGGTGTTCGACCGGGTGCGCGCACTAGACCCCGACAACGCCTCCAAGATCATGGGCCTGCTCCTCATCCAGGACAACAGCGATAAGGAGCTCATCCGCCTCGCCTTCGGCCCCGAGCACCTCCTTCGCGCCTTCATCGCCAGCGCGCGcgctgagctcgccggcaagcCCGCGTCTCCACCATTGCTCGTACTCAACCCGCTGCAGACCGGCCCACCCTGGGGCATATCGAGCCTTGGAAGCGGCGACCATCAGTCGCCATTCGCCACCGCCGAGTATGTCGGGTATGACGACGGCGACACGTTCTACCCCGAGAACAAGCATGATTGCTGGTCCCCGGTGAGCGGCGGACACCGCCGGAGCTTCTCGCTGAGTGATGCCGAGGTGGCCGCGTGGAGGCCGTGCACATACTTCGCGCGTGGTTATTGCAAGTATGGCTCCTCTTGCCGGTTCTTGCACGGCCCGCCTGAGGACGACGCGGCAGCGACGGAGCGTGAGATAGCGGTCATGCGCGCCAAGGCCTTGGCCGCCGCGTGGCCGCAGCAGCACATGGCACCGGCATTCCCcttctcgccgtcgccgctcaaAGGCGTCGACCTCAACTTCCTgctccaccaccagcagcagaacGAACCCCAAAG GAAGGCCATGCTACTTGGCCGTGGCGACATGCACAGGTTCCCGGTGCACTCGCCTCGGATGGACCGCGGCGACCTCATCGCCGGCCCTGCCGCGAGGCAGATCTACCTGACATTCCCAGCCAACTCCACCTTCAGCGAGGAAGACGTGTCCAACTACTTCAG CATGTATGGGCCGGTGCAGGACGTGCGCATCCCTTACCAGCAGAAGCGCATGTTTGGCTTCGTCACCTTCGTCTATGCGGAGAGCGTGAGGATCATCCTGAGCAAGGGCAACCCGCATTTCGTGTGCGACGCGCGCGTGCTTGTCAAGCCATACAAGGAGATGGGCAAGTTCCGCGACAGGTTCAG GAAGTTGCAGCACCCGCACCATGGGGATTTCGCTGGCTGCACGTCGCCCACTGGATTGCTTGATTCCAAGGACCCCTTTGATCTGAAGCAGCCACAGATTG GACCCAGGATGATGTACCGGACCATTACTAACCACGAGGTGTATCTGAGGAGGAAGCTCAAAGGGCAGCAGCAAGCCATTGAGATGGAGGGACGCCGGTTCATGGGGCTGCAGCCCCTTGACCTCAGGAGCAGGGATCACCATCTTGGCTCCCCCATGCCTCTTGGACAAGCTCAAGGTCAACTTCTTGACCCTGACAAGTTTTTGTCTCTTGCACTGGTGAGGTGCTTGCAGGTTGTGACATTGAATCCATGGTTTTTGGTTGTAGATAACAATTTGAACAGTACCAGGTTTGCAATGAGTGCGCCTGCAGCTGCTGCAATCTCTGCAGCTGATGCAGAAGGCAAGCACGAGGAGCAGCAGGAAGAGGATGGTGATGCCAGTCGCAAGCAGACGGTCAACCTTAGGGAAGTGGAGAAAAGAGAATCTGGTCCTGTGACAGCAACTCAAAATGTTGCTTTTGGCTTCCAAGAAAG TGGCATGGTGGACCACATATTACCTGAGAGCCCGTTTGCATTTCCAACCAAGACCTCTATTGATACTGATACAATAGCCCAAAATGGCAACATCGACAACAACAGCCCTCATCATGTGGCTTCATCCCTCTTCCCACCTACATCCAACCTTGAGCTGCCTCCATACAGGTCCTGCTTCTTTCAGGTGCCCAA GTTTTCTCCTGGACATGAAGCGATTGGCATGTGA